In one Drosophila pseudoobscura strain MV-25-SWS-2005 chromosome X, UCI_Dpse_MV25, whole genome shotgun sequence genomic region, the following are encoded:
- the FucTC gene encoding alpha-(1,3)-fucosyltransferase C — protein MAARSGRFVNGCRRPTQLLLLLLLAVFLLGTLLVLYKLNHSPLIHQYDILQEYLESNPQKSSRTRSILLWSSFFGDPRWGLPADSLGPQELREDLHCPVYQCEVTNSHDFLPALDLYDAIVFHMAEHFPFLQPVPASRSPHQAYVFALMESAGETKHRLSDERDFYNLTMTNRLDSDVVWPYGQLQDIETGAVVAPSAQPHWRQPPTQGTWNDTRVEGLWQSKTKMAAWFVSHCQTLSRRENLTAALQEHFEVDVYGKCGPLSCDRGDPHCDEMLDTDYMFYLAFENSLCEDYVTEKLFGVLERHIIPVVFGGADYTRFLPPHSYIDANRFDSAQELAEHMRFVAGDLEEYTSYFWWRQHYRLVTVSPFCDLCARLHSSAQRHRSQVYGDIQSWWFNSCRFKANIRF, from the exons ATGGCTGCTCGTTCAGGTCGGTTCGTCAATGGGTGTCGGCGCCCGAcccagctgctgttgctgcttttgttggctGTCTTCCTCCTGGGCACTCTGCTAGTGCTGTACAAGCTCAACCACTCGCCGTTGATCCACCAGTATGACATTCTGCAGGAGTACCTGGAGAGCAACCCCCAGAAGAGCTCCCGAACGCGCTCCATTCTGCTGTGGAGCAGCTTCTTCGGGGATCCGCGCTGGGGCCTGCCCGCGGACTCGCTGGGGCCGCAGGAGCTGCGTGAGGACCTGCACTGTCCCGTGTATCAGTGCGAGGTGACCAACAGCCATGACTTCCTGCCCGCTCTGGATCTGTACGACGCCATTGTGTTCCATATGGCCGAGCATTTCCCCTTTCTGCAGCCTGTGCCCGCGAGCCGCAGTCCGCACCAGGCCTATGTGTTCGCCCTGATGGAGTCGGCTGGCGAGACCAAGCACCGGCTGAGCGACGAGCGGGACTTCTATAACCTCACCATGACCAATCGCCTTGACTCGGATGTGGTGTGGCCCTATGGCCAGCTGCAGGACATCGAAACGGGCGCCGTGGTGGCCCCCAGTGCCCAGCCCCACTGGCGCCAACCGCCCACACAAGGTACCTGGAACGACACCCGGGTAGAGGGACTGTGGCAGAGCAAGACAAAGATGGCAGCGTGGTTCGTGTCCCACTGCCAGACGCTGTCTCGGCGCGAGAACCTAACGGCGGCCCTGCAGGAGCATTTCGAGGTGGACGTATACGGCAAGTGCGGACCCCTTAG CTGCGACCGCGGCGACCCGCACTGCGATGAGATGCTGGACACGGACTACATGTTCTATCTGGCCTTTGAGAACTCGCTGTGCGAGGACTATGTGACGGAGAAGCTCTTTGGAGTGCTGGAGCGCCACATCATACCCGTGGTGTTTGGCGGGGCCGATTACACGCGCTTCCTGCCACCGCACTCCTACATCGACGCGAATCGCTTCGACAGCGCCCAGGAGCTGGCCGAGCACATGCGTTTCGTGGCCGGCGATTTGGAAGAGTACACGAGCTACTTCTGGTGGCGCCAGCACTACCGCCTGGTCACCGTCTCCCCCTTCTGCGACCTTTGCGCCCGTCTGCACTCGTCCGCTCAGCGACATAGGTCCCAGGTGTACGGCGACATCCAGTCCTGGTGGTTCAACAGCTGCCGGTTCAAGGCAAACATCCGATTCTGA